In Flavobacterium cerinum, one genomic interval encodes:
- a CDS encoding IS4 family transposase produces MNVSEVLNYIPKEELSRLSLEYNIDYQVKKLDGQTMFQLLLFSMLNVRHNSLRVMEHFYHSLAFKSIANQSFDGVKYNSLRDRLVTINPDYFEAIFKKCLEQFQDKYLQKKHNIISFDSTLVSISSKLLKEGMRINKQGDKRFVKFSMAFSNVPVHSKIFTEQGFVSEDFALKELINECVLSKENILVFDRGLQSRSSFEEFNENGFIFVTRLNNYTRFEVINEFEVKEQETEKLTINRDIEVRLYDKSNKKTQSFLRLIIATEKQSKEVFYFLSNSDSLTAKEIVAIYKQRWEIEVFFKFIKQHLNFNHLISRDINGIRVMMYMTLITAILLTVYKKLNELKGYKIPKLKFANELEVLIIKDIVLKCGGDPNKMQNLFGTS; encoded by the coding sequence ATGAATGTTTCAGAAGTGCTGAATTATATTCCAAAAGAAGAATTGTCAAGATTATCATTGGAATACAATATTGATTATCAAGTTAAAAAATTAGATGGGCAAACCATGTTTCAATTACTCTTGTTTTCAATGCTTAATGTGAGGCATAACAGTTTAAGGGTAATGGAACATTTTTACCATTCTTTAGCCTTCAAAAGTATTGCCAATCAAAGTTTTGACGGCGTTAAGTATAATTCACTAAGAGATCGATTGGTTACAATTAATCCCGATTATTTTGAAGCTATCTTTAAAAAATGTCTGGAACAATTTCAAGACAAATATTTACAGAAAAAACATAACATTATTTCGTTCGATTCGACTCTTGTAAGTATTTCTTCAAAGCTTTTAAAAGAAGGTATGCGAATTAATAAGCAAGGAGATAAAAGGTTCGTAAAATTTAGCATGGCATTTTCAAATGTACCTGTTCACTCGAAAATATTTACTGAACAGGGTTTTGTGTCAGAAGATTTTGCATTAAAGGAGCTAATAAATGAATGCGTGTTAAGCAAAGAAAATATTCTGGTTTTTGACAGAGGTCTTCAGTCTAGATCTAGTTTTGAGGAGTTTAATGAAAATGGTTTTATTTTCGTGACCAGGCTCAATAATTATACGCGTTTTGAAGTGATTAATGAATTTGAAGTCAAGGAGCAAGAAACGGAAAAATTGACTATAAACAGAGATATAGAGGTAAGACTTTATGACAAGAGTAATAAAAAAACACAATCCTTCTTACGCTTGATAATAGCTACTGAAAAGCAAAGCAAAGAAGTGTTTTACTTCTTGAGTAATAGTGATAGTTTAACCGCTAAAGAAATAGTTGCTATTTATAAACAACGATGGGAAATAGAAGTATTTTTCAAATTTATCAAACAGCATCTTAATTTTAACCATCTAATATCGAGAGATATAAATGGAATTAGAGTTATGATGTATATGACCTTGATTACGGCAATTCTTCTTACTGTTTATAAAAAACTTAATGAGTTAAAAGGCTATAAAATTCCAAAATTAAAATTTGCGAATGAACTTGAAGTGTTGATAATTAAGGATATAGTGTTGAAGTGTGGCGGAGATCCAAACAAAATGCAGAATCTTTTTGGTACAAGTTAA
- a CDS encoding IS1182 family transposase — protein sequence MYNKSKVVFKDYNPKQNFLLPPSLEELIELNHPVRTVSDVIDGLDLECLIKNYKPGGTSSYHPRMLLKVLVYGYLCNIFSSRRLEEALKQNIHFMWLSGMSRPDHNTINRFRSERLKDEVRSIFTQVVLLLESQGHVSLKTVFTDGTKIEANANRYTFVWGRSIERNKRRIEEQLQDLWEYTQQVAATESKDKTEVEFKAIDKEAVEKTIKKIDTALKGKKICPKVRQKLNYARKNWPANLQKYAKQEDIMGKRNSFCKTDTDATFMRMKEDHMKNGQLKPGYNLQISTHNQFIVNYSLHPNPNDTRTLPEHIKIFKEHYNRLPEELVADAGYGSQENYTLLDNEGVEAYVKYNHFDKDTRTGIPSISLSNPEVAQLRTKAYNLLVTDRGKELRKQRCHDVETVFAQIKNNKGFRRYNLRSKAKAEVETALLAMAHNLKKCPVRTS from the coding sequence GTGTATAATAAATCAAAAGTAGTCTTTAAAGATTACAATCCCAAGCAAAATTTTCTACTTCCTCCGAGTTTAGAGGAGCTGATAGAACTCAACCATCCAGTAAGAACCGTTTCCGATGTGATTGACGGTCTTGATTTGGAGTGCCTTATTAAGAATTACAAACCAGGCGGCACTTCCAGTTACCATCCCCGCATGCTTCTTAAAGTGTTGGTTTATGGTTATTTGTGCAATATTTTTTCCAGCCGCAGGCTTGAGGAAGCCTTGAAGCAGAATATCCATTTTATGTGGTTAAGCGGTATGAGCCGTCCTGACCATAATACTATAAACCGCTTTAGGAGTGAACGCCTTAAAGATGAGGTACGCAGCATCTTTACCCAGGTTGTATTGCTTTTAGAATCCCAGGGACATGTGAGCCTTAAAACTGTTTTTACCGATGGTACAAAAATAGAAGCCAATGCCAACCGGTACACTTTTGTATGGGGCAGATCCATCGAAAGGAATAAAAGGCGCATAGAAGAGCAGCTTCAGGACTTATGGGAGTATACGCAGCAAGTTGCCGCTACTGAATCTAAAGACAAGACAGAAGTTGAGTTTAAGGCTATTGACAAGGAAGCTGTTGAAAAGACTATTAAGAAGATTGACACCGCCCTTAAAGGCAAAAAGATATGCCCTAAAGTACGGCAGAAGCTTAACTATGCCCGTAAGAACTGGCCTGCAAACCTTCAGAAGTATGCTAAGCAAGAAGATATAATGGGTAAGCGAAACAGCTTTTGTAAGACCGATACTGATGCTACTTTTATGCGGATGAAAGAAGACCACATGAAGAACGGACAGTTAAAACCGGGATATAACTTACAGATAAGCACACACAACCAGTTCATTGTAAATTACTCTTTACACCCTAATCCCAATGATACAAGGACGCTACCCGAACATATAAAAATTTTTAAAGAACACTACAATAGACTACCTGAAGAACTTGTGGCTGATGCAGGTTATGGTTCGCAGGAAAACTACACATTACTTGATAATGAAGGTGTTGAAGCATATGTAAAATATAATCATTTTGACAAAGACACCAGAACAGGAATACCAAGTATCTCTTTATCTAATCCCGAAGTAGCCCAGTTAAGAACAAAAGCTTATAACCTGCTCGTAACCGACAGGGGAAAGGAACTCAGAAAGCAACGCTGTCATGATGTAGAAACCGTGTTTGCCCAGATAAAAAACAACAAAGGCTTCCGCAGGTATAATCTGCGTAGCAAAGCCAAGGCCGAAGTGGAAACGGCATTACTTGCTATGGCTCATAACCTCAAAAAATGCCCTGTTAGGACATCATAA
- a CDS encoding DUF4347 domain-containing protein has product MQNPINLIDPTGMAPEDGDPKRRNSVVIDGSKSDKHDKALKANKKAVQKLDSSVTVISAKSRKDMMNQISSHLEDSEKMGDVSILSHGNYDDTGFYIGKDYINTKSKMESLGVELAKYSDSDTNIAITACHLGAGHNPESSKDMLQILSNSTKANVFTSMTWGAATENRFNNSDVPYFFSDPTYTVFDKTPLSPVNYKDKELGKTRLNSIKNLGNTLYLRPNSNPKIIKDVYFTRTGFIKY; this is encoded by the coding sequence ATGCAAAACCCGATTAATTTGATTGATCCTACGGGTATGGCACCTGAAGATGGTGATCCTAAACGGAGGAATTCTGTTGTCATTGATGGTTCAAAAAGTGATAAACATGATAAAGCGCTTAAGGCAAATAAAAAAGCTGTTCAAAAGCTAGATAGTTCAGTGACAGTAATAAGCGCAAAATCAAGAAAAGATATGATGAATCAGATTAGTAGTCATCTCGAAGATAGTGAAAAAATGGGTGATGTATCAATTCTTTCTCATGGAAATTATGATGATACTGGATTTTATATAGGAAAAGATTATATAAATACTAAATCGAAAATGGAAAGTTTAGGTGTCGAATTAGCAAAATATTCCGACAGTGATACGAATATAGCTATAACAGCTTGTCATTTAGGAGCAGGGCACAACCCTGAGTCAAGTAAAGATATGTTGCAGATATTGTCAAATTCGACTAAAGCTAATGTGTTTACTAGTATGACTTGGGGGGCTGCAACAGAAAATAGGTTTAATAATAGTGATGTGCCATATTTCTTTTCAGATCCAACCTATACTGTGTTTGATAAAACACCATTAAGTCCTGTGAATTATAAGGATAAAGAGTTAGGGAAGACGAGGTTGAATTCAATTAAGAACTTAGGGAATACATTATATCTGAGGCCTAATAGTAATCCCAAAATTATTAAAGATGTTTATTTTACAAGAACAGGTTTTATAAAATATTGA
- a CDS encoding RHS repeat-associated core domain-containing protein — MLSLFDKWSFTRITNPRDLVIYYYHPDHLGSSTYLTDANGMPYQFFLNLPFGETMVEMHSFTENYASPYKFNGKELDEETGLYYYGVRYYDPRTNIWLSVDPLAEQFPNWNPYNYTMQNPINLIDPTGMSAEDNDDWVLGSDNKIRWDNNANSPETTQKGDTYLGKTLTFNFNSYIDGELWDGPGGNMAAGEKLTSTVTITGNENEKGELTSISSSKSIQIGDTPIGAARDFYPGKGGDNNTLTAKSTASGVNINFEQHASVSPIEEVGLNAGGYKIVDVAQKLNINYNNKNGVLNVDAYTGIFPSASLNMSSNNGFVNVKMMQYNQPSFVKTHSANYKPVPVSGGRAYNFSYYPTTFYKR, encoded by the coding sequence ATGCTATCTTTGTTTGACAAGTGGAGCTTTACACGGATTACAAATCCGCGCGATCTGGTTATTTATTACTACCATCCGGATCATTTGGGATCGAGTACGTATTTAACAGATGCGAATGGAATGCCGTACCAATTTTTCTTAAATTTACCATTCGGGGAAACAATGGTGGAAATGCACAGTTTTACAGAAAACTATGCTTCCCCTTATAAGTTTAATGGTAAAGAACTGGATGAGGAGACTGGGCTATACTATTATGGGGTGAGATATTACGACCCGAGAACGAATATTTGGTTGAGTGTTGACCCGTTAGCGGAACAATTCCCGAATTGGAATCCGTATAATTATACGATGCAGAATCCGATTAACTTGATTGACCCGACAGGTATGTCTGCTGAGGATAATGATGATTGGGTATTAGGCTCTGATAACAAAATTCGATGGGACAATAATGCGAATTCGCCTGAAACAACCCAAAAGGGTGATACTTATTTAGGAAAGACTTTAACATTTAATTTTAATAGCTACATTGATGGTGAACTTTGGGATGGTCCAGGCGGGAATATGGCTGCTGGAGAAAAATTAACTTCAACTGTTACTATTACAGGAAATGAAAACGAAAAGGGGGAATTAACAAGTATATCGAGTTCCAAATCAATTCAAATTGGTGATACTCCTATTGGTGCTGCAAGAGATTTTTATCCAGGTAAAGGAGGTGATAATAACACTTTGACTGCAAAATCTACTGCTTCAGGTGTAAACATAAATTTTGAGCAGCATGCAAGTGTATCTCCGATAGAAGAGGTTGGTTTGAATGCGGGAGGGTATAAAATTGTTGATGTTGCCCAAAAGCTAAACATAAATTACAACAACAAAAATGGAGTGCTTAATGTAGATGCATATACAGGAATTTTTCCATCCGCATCTTTAAATATGTCTTCAAATAACGGATTTGTAAACGTAAAAATGATGCAATATAATCAACCTTCATTTGTTAAGACTCACAGTGCTAATTATAAACCTGTGCCTGTCAGTGGTGGTAGGGCATACAATTTTTCATACTATCCAACAACATTTTACAAAAGATAA
- a CDS encoding helix-turn-helix transcriptional regulator: MSHFDTSGKKVHQGRNIKRFREMLGIKQEALAYELGDDWSQKKVSLLEQKENIETDILAQVAQILKIPVQAIENFDEELAITVISSTFNDNAGVVINNYNPIDKLIQLHEEKIALYERMLMEKDEMMAKIEQLAKEK, from the coding sequence ATGTCGCATTTCGATACTTCAGGCAAAAAGGTACATCAAGGGAGAAACATCAAACGCTTTCGTGAAATGTTAGGAATCAAACAAGAAGCTTTGGCTTATGAACTTGGCGATGACTGGAGTCAGAAAAAAGTGTCGTTGCTGGAACAAAAAGAAAATATTGAAACCGATATTCTCGCACAGGTAGCCCAAATATTAAAAATACCCGTTCAGGCAATCGAAAATTTTGATGAAGAATTGGCAATAACTGTTATATCTAGTACATTCAATGATAACGCTGGAGTTGTAATCAATAATTATAATCCTATTGATAAGCTGATTCAACTGCATGAAGAAAAAATTGCGTTATACGAACGGATGCTAATGGAAAAAGACGAAATGATGGCGAAGATAGAGCAGTTGGCTAAAGAGAAATAA
- a CDS encoding zeta toxin family protein, whose amino-acid sequence MPNRRIRIFAGPNGSGKSSLFSEFTKVYSTGTFINADEIENKLTTKGLIDLNEFNVVASQDDLILFSKLPSSISLIAKAQQENHPITIKISNNCIVDHSKDSHSYEASYVASFIRHILIQQGKSFSFETVMSHDSKIKEIQDLLKSGYQPYLYFVCIDDPEVNISRVENRVKKGGHAVLNEKIIERYSRTLKLLHQVLPLCYRAYLFDNSGKKLIMVAELYNNEMQLLTDTPPQWFIDYVLPYYTT is encoded by the coding sequence ATGCCAAATAGAAGAATACGAATTTTTGCAGGACCAAATGGCTCCGGTAAAAGTTCGCTTTTCTCGGAATTCACCAAAGTATATTCTACAGGTACTTTTATAAATGCAGATGAAATAGAAAACAAATTAACTACAAAAGGTTTGATTGATTTGAATGAATTTAACGTAGTTGCTTCACAAGACGACCTAATTTTATTCTCTAAGCTACCTAGTTCTATTTCACTTATAGCAAAAGCACAACAAGAAAATCATCCTATTACTATAAAAATAAGCAATAATTGCATTGTCGATCATTCCAAAGATTCACACAGCTATGAAGCTTCTTATGTAGCATCTTTTATCAGACATATACTGATACAACAGGGAAAATCTTTTAGCTTTGAAACTGTAATGAGTCATGATTCTAAAATAAAAGAAATTCAAGACTTATTAAAATCCGGGTATCAGCCTTATCTCTATTTTGTTTGCATTGATGACCCTGAAGTTAATATCTCACGGGTAGAAAACAGAGTTAAAAAAGGAGGACACGCCGTCTTAAATGAAAAGATTATAGAACGATACTCCCGAACTCTTAAATTATTACATCAGGTACTTCCACTATGCTACAGGGCTTATCTTTTTGACAATTCGGGAAAAAAACTAATCATGGTTGCCGAACTCTACAACAATGAGATGCAATTACTAACTGACACCCCTCCGCAGTGGTTTATTGACTATGTCCTTCCGTATTATACGACATAA
- a CDS encoding DUF4403 family protein, with protein sequence MKTFFSFLALFGLAMLMTRCGTTGKINTLKPEPSDNKPAVYETTTSFISLPVDIPLKEIENQLNKSLNGLIYNDSILSDDKTEMKIWKQAPIKLTEKDGKIRSVLPLKIWAKFKYGTDFLGLNDTKEINLNGQIILLSDAKLSNWKLTTTSVIEDFEWKDSPSIVVAGKNVPITYIINPTIRLFKAKIAKTIDDAINKTTDFKPQVLAVLEKISTPFKTSEIYETWFKVVPTELYVTDAILSKSKITMDMGLKCKMQTIVGQEPLNSFKKESIVLKPVAKMPNKIEATVAAVSTYESASRIITKNFQGKEFASGSRKITVQKVDLWHKDGKMIISLSMTGSLDGTIYLSGIPNYNAITKEIYFDQMDYVLNTKGILTKTANWLMQGYILNKIQESCRYSIKDNLEEGKKNMLPYLNNYSPMKGVFVNGNINDFIFDKVELTDKAIIAFIKTSGQMSIKIDGMD encoded by the coding sequence ATGAAAACTTTTTTCTCATTCCTGGCGCTCTTTGGCCTTGCAATGTTAATGACCCGCTGCGGCACAACCGGTAAAATCAATACGCTAAAACCGGAACCTAGCGACAACAAGCCCGCGGTTTACGAAACCACTACATCCTTTATCAGTCTTCCGGTAGACATTCCGTTAAAGGAAATCGAGAATCAACTGAACAAATCACTGAACGGATTGATTTATAACGACAGTATTCTTTCCGATGACAAAACGGAGATGAAAATCTGGAAACAGGCTCCGATCAAATTAACGGAAAAGGACGGTAAAATCCGATCGGTATTACCGCTTAAGATATGGGCCAAATTTAAATATGGAACGGACTTTTTAGGTTTAAACGACACAAAAGAGATCAACCTTAACGGTCAGATTATTTTATTAAGTGACGCCAAATTATCCAACTGGAAATTAACTACCACATCGGTTATTGAAGATTTCGAATGGAAAGACAGTCCGAGTATTGTAGTTGCCGGTAAGAATGTACCGATTACTTACATTATCAATCCAACCATTCGTTTGTTTAAAGCCAAGATTGCCAAAACGATTGATGATGCGATTAATAAAACTACCGATTTTAAACCACAGGTATTAGCTGTTCTGGAGAAGATCAGTACGCCATTTAAAACCAGTGAAATTTACGAAACCTGGTTTAAAGTTGTTCCAACAGAATTATATGTAACGGATGCTATTCTTTCGAAAAGCAAGATTACGATGGATATGGGATTAAAATGTAAAATGCAAACCATCGTAGGTCAGGAGCCGTTAAACTCGTTTAAAAAGGAATCGATTGTTTTAAAACCGGTTGCCAAAATGCCGAATAAAATTGAAGCGACTGTTGCAGCGGTTTCGACTTATGAAAGTGCTTCACGTATTATAACCAAAAATTTCCAGGGTAAGGAGTTTGCTTCCGGCAGCCGAAAAATCACGGTACAAAAAGTGGATTTATGGCATAAGGACGGTAAAATGATCATTTCGTTAAGTATGACGGGTAGTCTTGACGGCACCATTTATTTGTCGGGTATACCAAATTACAACGCGATCACAAAGGAGATTTATTTTGATCAGATGGATTATGTTTTAAACACAAAGGGTATTTTAACGAAAACGGCCAACTGGCTAATGCAGGGTTATATTCTGAATAAGATTCAGGAAAGCTGTCGTTATTCGATTAAGGATAATTTGGAAGAAGGAAAAAAGAATATGTTACCGTATCTGAATAATTATTCACCGATGAAAGGTGTTTTTGTAAACGGAAATATCAATGATTTTATTTTTGATAAGGTCGAACTAACGGATAAAGCGATTATTGCTTTTATTAAAACTTCCGGACAAATGAGTATCAAGATCGACGGAATGGATTAA
- a CDS encoding TolC family protein gives MKNTTLLLLGLSMVTIQMKAQAKKWTLEECVNHAMEKNISIRQSVLDKQVADISKKDAWGNFLPTINGQASHSWNVGLNQNITTGLLENQTIQYTSAGLNVGIDIYRGLQHQNQLRKANLSIIASQYQLQKMQEDVSLNVVNAYLQILFNKENLKVQTKQLEYDTKQMERTQELVDAGVVPKGDLLDVKATVMSDNQKLIAGENALLISKLSLAQLLQIDNFQDFDIADSETPVQNSSVLLENPKDIFEKAKETRANLKIAEANVSIAEKDLSIARGKYHPSIQGFYSFSTRAAYADRVIGYQQDANNPVIGTQYFTENGLQVMQNNYRPILGSPEPIFDQFSNNKGQNFGFSLNIPLLNGLSVRNGVERSKVALERSKIALEQQELDLERTVYTAYTDTKGSLKSYEAAVATLEARQESFNYAKERYEVGLMNVFDFTQAQTLFVNAQSEVLRTKYDYIFRTKILEFYFGMPIIQK, from the coding sequence ATGAAGAACACAACATTGCTGCTTTTGGGGTTATCAATGGTAACAATCCAAATGAAAGCACAAGCTAAAAAATGGACTTTGGAAGAGTGTGTGAATCACGCAATGGAGAAGAATATTTCGATCAGACAATCGGTTTTAGATAAACAGGTTGCCGATATTTCCAAAAAAGATGCCTGGGGAAATTTCCTGCCAACCATTAACGGACAAGCGTCTCACTCCTGGAACGTTGGTTTGAACCAGAACATTACAACCGGTCTTTTAGAAAACCAAACCATTCAGTATACGTCGGCAGGATTAAATGTGGGAATTGATATCTACAGAGGGTTACAGCATCAGAATCAGTTGCGTAAAGCCAATTTGTCGATCATCGCTTCACAGTATCAGTTGCAAAAAATGCAGGAAGATGTATCGCTGAATGTCGTAAATGCCTATTTGCAGATTCTGTTTAATAAAGAAAACCTGAAAGTACAAACCAAACAGTTGGAATATGATACCAAACAAATGGAGCGTACACAGGAATTAGTAGATGCAGGAGTAGTACCGAAAGGCGATTTGCTGGATGTGAAAGCAACGGTTATGTCGGATAATCAAAAACTGATTGCAGGTGAAAATGCTTTGTTGATTTCGAAGCTGAGTCTGGCACAGTTGTTACAGATCGATAATTTCCAGGACTTCGATATCGCCGATTCGGAAACACCGGTACAAAACAGTAGCGTATTGTTAGAAAATCCGAAAGATATTTTTGAAAAAGCAAAAGAAACAAGAGCCAATCTGAAAATTGCGGAAGCCAATGTTTCAATCGCCGAAAAAGATTTGTCAATCGCAAGAGGAAAATACCATCCGTCAATTCAGGGGTTTTATAGTTTCAGTACGCGCGCTGCTTATGCCGACAGAGTTATAGGATACCAGCAGGATGCGAATAACCCGGTTATCGGGACACAGTATTTTACAGAAAACGGTTTACAGGTAATGCAAAATAATTACCGACCGATATTAGGAAGTCCGGAGCCTATTTTTGATCAGTTTAGTAATAACAAAGGACAGAACTTCGGATTCTCACTTAATATTCCGCTCTTAAACGGATTGTCTGTCAGAAATGGTGTGGAGCGATCTAAAGTAGCATTGGAGCGATCTAAAATAGCATTGGAGCAGCAGGAACTGGACCTGGAAAGAACGGTTTATACCGCCTATACCGATACCAAAGGATCATTGAAATCCTATGAAGCGGCTGTGGCAACACTCGAAGCAAGACAGGAATCATTTAACTATGCTAAAGAGCGTTATGAAGTGGGACTAATGAATGTCTTTGATTTTACTCAGGCACAAACCCTGTTTGTCAATGCGCAATCAGAAGTGTTACGAACAAAATATGATTATATCTTCAGAACGAAAATATTGGAATTCTACTTTGGAATGCCGATTATTCAAAAATAA
- a CDS encoding efflux RND transporter periplasmic adaptor subunit, with product MKKRTKYILLGGVVLLIVILVGLSKSGAIGNKEKGTEVETTVAGQMTIVETVSATGKIQPEIEVKISSDVSGEIIDLPVKEGQIVKKGDLLVRIKRDLYESGLNRTVASLSTSKAGLSQAEAQVKEAKANYERNKQLYNKGVISKSEWDKIVSAYEVAMASKQSAYYNVQSATATVTEARDNLNRTTIYSPVDGTISKLDVELGERVLGTQQMAGTEMLRVANLNNMEVEVDVNENDIVKVNIGDPAKIEVDAYLKKEFKGIVTSISNSASSALTADQVTNFKVKVRILKESYQDLVEGKPANYSPFRPGMTATVDIETKRKENILAVPISAVVMKTDADIAGEKKDIVQELEKEEKEKTKGSNEKKYECVFVKVNGKAELRKIKSGIQDDTNIEIVSGLKKGDEIITGPYSTVTKDLKPGDKVIIKKTGTQDKEKDKK from the coding sequence ATGAAAAAGCGTACAAAATATATACTACTTGGTGGTGTTGTCTTGTTGATTGTTATTCTGGTTGGATTAAGTAAATCCGGAGCGATCGGAAATAAAGAAAAAGGAACGGAAGTGGAAACCACAGTGGCCGGTCAGATGACTATTGTCGAAACGGTTTCGGCTACCGGTAAGATTCAACCGGAAATTGAAGTGAAAATTTCATCGGATGTTTCCGGAGAGATTATTGATTTGCCGGTTAAAGAAGGACAAATTGTAAAAAAAGGGGATTTGTTGGTTCGTATCAAGCGGGATTTATATGAATCGGGTCTTAACAGAACTGTAGCATCATTGTCGACATCCAAAGCCGGATTAAGTCAGGCGGAAGCGCAGGTGAAAGAAGCGAAAGCAAATTACGAAAGAAACAAACAATTGTATAATAAAGGCGTAATCTCAAAATCGGAATGGGATAAAATTGTATCGGCTTATGAAGTGGCTATGGCTTCTAAACAATCGGCTTATTACAATGTACAAAGCGCTACAGCTACCGTTACCGAAGCAAGAGACAACCTGAACCGAACTACAATCTATTCTCCGGTTGACGGAACGATTTCGAAACTGGATGTAGAATTGGGAGAACGTGTTTTAGGAACGCAACAAATGGCAGGTACCGAAATGCTTCGCGTAGCTAACCTGAACAATATGGAAGTGGAAGTAGATGTTAATGAAAACGATATCGTAAAAGTGAACATCGGAGATCCGGCTAAAATTGAAGTAGATGCTTATCTGAAAAAAGAGTTTAAAGGAATTGTAACCAGTATTTCAAATTCGGCGAGTTCAGCTTTAACAGCAGATCAGGTAACGAATTTTAAGGTGAAAGTACGTATCTTAAAAGAATCGTATCAGGATTTAGTAGAAGGAAAACCGGCTAATTATTCTCCTTTCCGTCCGGGAATGACTGCTACTGTAGACATTGAAACTAAAAGAAAAGAGAATATCTTAGCAGTGCCGATTAGTGCCGTGGTTATGAAAACGGATGCTGATATTGCAGGTGAGAAAAAAGACATCGTTCAAGAACTGGAAAAAGAAGAAAAAGAAAAGACAAAAGGTTCTAACGAAAAGAAATACGAATGTGTATTTGTAAAAGTGAACGGTAAAGCGGAATTACGTAAAATTAAATCCGGAATCCAGGACGATACGAATATCGAAATCGTTAGCGGATTGAAAAAAGGAGATGAGATTATTACCGGTCCGTATTCTACTGTAACAAAAGATTTGAAACCGGGTGATAAGGTCATTATAAAAAAAACCGGAACTCAGGATAAAGAAAAAGATAAAAAATAA
- the tsaB gene encoding tRNA (adenosine(37)-N6)-threonylcarbamoyltransferase complex dimerization subunit type 1 TsaB yields MAYILNIETATKNCSITLAKDGEILVCMELAEEGYSHAEKLHVFFEEALQKAGLTFQNLNAIAVSQGPGSYTGLRIGVSAAKGLCYALNLPLIAIDTLETLARQLSVTEGKIIPMIDARRMEVFTAVFDSAYQKLRATEAEIIEATTYDGLEGTIHLLGDGAAKCKALLNDPRFVYHDAIIYPSAKEMSRLSFDKYQKSDTVDVAYFEPFYLKDFVMTTKPKKS; encoded by the coding sequence ATGGCTTACATTTTAAATATCGAAACTGCTACAAAAAACTGCTCAATAACCCTTGCTAAAGACGGCGAAATACTGGTTTGTATGGAACTGGCCGAAGAAGGTTATTCGCATGCTGAAAAACTACACGTCTTTTTTGAAGAGGCTTTACAAAAGGCCGGCTTAACGTTTCAGAATTTAAATGCGATAGCGGTAAGTCAGGGGCCGGGTTCCTATACCGGACTTCGTATTGGGGTGTCGGCTGCAAAAGGACTTTGTTATGCCTTGAATTTACCTTTAATAGCAATTGATACATTGGAAACACTGGCACGACAATTAAGCGTAACGGAAGGGAAAATTATTCCGATGATCGATGCCCGTCGAATGGAAGTTTTTACAGCCGTTTTCGATTCGGCGTACCAAAAATTGCGTGCTACTGAAGCTGAAATTATTGAAGCAACTACATATGACGGATTAGAAGGAACTATTCATCTTTTAGGTGATGGCGCTGCTAAATGTAAAGCACTGCTGAATGATCCTCGATTTGTATACCACGATGCAATCATATATCCGTCGGCAAAAGAAATGAGCCGATTGTCATTTGATAAGTATCAAAAAAGCGACACGGTAGATGTCGCTTATTTTGAACCTTTTTATCTGAAAGATTTTGTAATGACTACAAAACCTAAGAAGTCGTAA